One window from the genome of Bacillus tianshenii encodes:
- a CDS encoding M20/M25/M40 family metallo-hydrolase, protein MLVNLQTLFIRHGFLAEDLKEGIMPTIVGRCLHNTVEQLKKEGISQENITEDQWIHLLEGACKPERVGGELLLDSEKGDLPFADLDTYVRGIVRWLNELRIYTGMCCDGHNKRPARIWFKYPLTFKQKRLLKVCAPSTVDLLFHGSERKVSLRYKEISDLLEMAERLYAVWQSPRMLDRYLAAANKAYFKKLFNIVGESGNERRIRQYLVNRLSKQVDDVYVDSAGNVLATYECGDGPTILLSAHMDTCEAIHPTREIIENGTVLSSSKGIFGADDRAGIGIILKVIEEIHKLNFNGTIKLAFTVKEEIGCVGAIEMDRRFLENVDAAIVVDRRNSRDIVTSRMGIDLFCEQAYGRLFEQAGQRLGMADWKMTEGGTSDALIFSREGIPSVNLSAGYQYEHTNNETFDLVAAYETIQLIRDVLHHPNELQNAISKRTSASL, encoded by the coding sequence ATGTTAGTAAACCTTCAAACACTTTTTATTCGCCATGGGTTCTTAGCGGAAGATTTAAAAGAGGGCATTATGCCAACAATAGTGGGCCGTTGTCTTCACAATACAGTTGAACAACTTAAAAAAGAAGGAATATCCCAAGAAAACATAACTGAAGATCAGTGGATTCATCTTTTAGAGGGAGCATGCAAACCTGAACGTGTTGGCGGTGAATTATTGCTTGATTCTGAAAAAGGAGACCTTCCATTTGCTGACTTAGATACGTATGTCCGGGGCATTGTGAGATGGTTAAATGAACTTCGTATTTATACTGGAATGTGCTGTGATGGTCACAATAAACGACCTGCTCGAATTTGGTTTAAATATCCTTTAACATTTAAGCAAAAAAGACTTCTTAAAGTATGTGCTCCTTCAACAGTTGATTTACTTTTCCATGGAAGTGAGCGTAAGGTTTCTCTTCGATACAAAGAAATATCTGATTTGCTTGAAATGGCTGAACGTCTTTATGCAGTATGGCAGTCACCACGTATGCTTGATCGTTATTTAGCTGCTGCAAATAAAGCTTACTTTAAAAAGCTTTTCAATATTGTTGGTGAAAGTGGAAATGAACGAAGAATACGTCAATACTTAGTAAATAGACTTTCGAAGCAAGTTGACGATGTATATGTGGACAGTGCAGGGAATGTTCTGGCAACCTATGAATGCGGTGACGGTCCAACCATCTTATTATCTGCCCATATGGATACATGTGAAGCGATTCACCCAACACGGGAAATCATCGAGAATGGGACAGTGCTTTCTTCAAGCAAAGGGATTTTCGGTGCAGACGATCGAGCAGGAATTGGGATTATTCTAAAAGTAATTGAAGAGATACACAAGCTGAATTTCAATGGGACAATAAAGCTTGCTTTTACTGTTAAAGAAGAAATCGGATGTGTAGGAGCAATCGAAATGGACCGCCGCTTTCTAGAAAACGTCGACGCAGCTATCGTTGTTGACCGGAGAAACAGTCGCGATATTGTCACATCACGCATGGGTATTGATTTATTTTGTGAACAAGCATACGGTCGATTGTTTGAGCAGGCTGGCCAAAGACTAGGGATGGCAGATTGGAAAATGACAGAAGGCGGAACAAGTGATGCGCTTATTTTTTCTCGGGAAGGCATACCTTCTGTCAATCTATCTGCTGGCTACCAATACGAACATACAAACAACGAAACATTTGATCTTGTCGCTGCCTATGAAACGATTCAACTTATTCGTGATGTGTTACATCATCCGAATGAACTTCAAAATGCTATTTCAAAAAGAACGAGCGCCAGCCTTTAA
- a CDS encoding metal ABC transporter ATP-binding protein: protein MDPLTVENITVAYQKKPVLSEVNFSVPEGKLISIVGPNGAGKSTLIKAILGLVPKASGSVHIYGKPYHKQRKLVGYVPQRGEVDWDFPTNALDVVLMGRYGHIGWLKRPSKKDITFAKECLEKVGMSAYAGRQISQLSGGQQQRVFLARALAQDATIYFMDEPFVGVDAATEKAIITLLNELKEQGKTVLVVHHDLQTVPEYFDWTLLLNMRLLEAGPTEEVFTVENLQKTYGGRLAFLEKGSAIIEH, encoded by the coding sequence GTGGACCCATTAACAGTTGAGAATATTACAGTCGCATATCAGAAGAAACCTGTTCTTTCTGAAGTTAACTTTTCTGTACCAGAAGGCAAGCTGATTAGTATTGTTGGGCCGAATGGTGCCGGGAAGTCAACACTCATTAAAGCAATCTTGGGGCTTGTTCCAAAAGCAAGCGGCTCTGTTCACATATATGGAAAGCCTTATCATAAGCAACGTAAATTAGTAGGTTATGTGCCGCAGCGTGGTGAAGTGGATTGGGACTTTCCGACAAATGCACTCGACGTTGTTTTAATGGGGCGCTACGGTCATATCGGCTGGTTGAAGCGTCCCTCGAAAAAAGATATTACCTTCGCCAAGGAATGTCTTGAAAAAGTCGGGATGAGTGCATATGCAGGTCGTCAAATTAGCCAGCTTTCTGGCGGACAGCAGCAAAGGGTCTTCCTAGCGCGAGCGTTGGCACAAGATGCAACGATTTATTTCATGGATGAACCGTTCGTAGGTGTAGATGCGGCGACGGAAAAAGCGATTATTACACTACTGAATGAATTGAAGGAGCAAGGGAAGACCGTCCTCGTTGTTCACCATGATTTGCAAACGGTCCCGGAATACTTTGACTGGACGTTGCTTCTTAATATGCGTCTGCTTGAAGCTGGCCCGACCGAAGAAGTCTTTACAGTAGAAAACTTGCAAAAAACATATGGCGGACGTCTTGCATTTTTAGAAAAAGGCTCTGCCATTATTGAACACTAA
- a CDS encoding FeoB small GTPase domain-containing protein, with the protein MTTFRIALAGNPNTGKSTLFNALTGMRQHTGNWPGKTVLQAVGHFEYQDNQYELIDLPGTYSLYSNSTDEEVARDYIIFEKPDVTVVVMDATSLERNMNLALQVLEMTSTTVICINLMDEAKKKGITIDTARLEEKLGVPVVKISARNRKGFNELFKALEEIATGDRKTKPYHVSYSETLEEKIAEVEEHVKRIFGNEFPSRWIALRIIDGDEQLLQSLKQHVMKQRGEVEHEHGRAAEVN; encoded by the coding sequence ATGACTACATTTCGTATTGCATTGGCTGGTAATCCGAATACAGGGAAAAGTACCCTTTTCAATGCACTAACTGGAATGAGACAACATACTGGAAACTGGCCTGGAAAAACAGTTTTACAAGCGGTTGGTCATTTTGAATATCAGGATAATCAATATGAGCTTATAGATTTGCCAGGCACATATTCGCTTTATTCGAACTCAACTGATGAGGAAGTGGCAAGGGATTATATTATTTTTGAAAAACCTGATGTAACGGTCGTTGTAATGGATGCTACATCGTTAGAGAGGAATATGAACTTGGCACTTCAAGTATTAGAGATGACATCAACCACTGTCATTTGTATCAATCTAATGGATGAAGCGAAGAAAAAAGGCATTACGATTGATACAGCACGGTTAGAAGAAAAGCTTGGTGTGCCGGTTGTTAAGATATCAGCACGAAATAGAAAGGGATTTAATGAGCTGTTTAAAGCTTTAGAAGAGATAGCGACAGGAGATCGGAAAACAAAACCATATCACGTGTCTTATTCGGAGACACTTGAAGAGAAGATTGCCGAGGTTGAAGAACATGTGAAACGAATTTTCGGTAATGAATTTCCAAGTCGTTGGATTGCTCTTCGCATTATTGATGGAGATGAACAGCTTCTCCAATCATTAAAACAGCATGTTATGAAACAGAGAGGAGAAGTAGAGCATGAACACGGACGTGCAGCTGAAGTCAATTGA
- a CDS encoding peroxiredoxin, with translation MENQEQFTSMPRIGSKAPAFEAQTTHGKRSLRDYRGKWLVLFSHPADFTPVCTTEFVAFQNIYPELKKMNTELLGLSVDSVSSHIAWVRNIEKNFNQAIEFPIIADLDRNVAMKYGMIMPEESQTETSRAVFVIDDKQVIKSIIYYPLTTGRNMDEILRLVKALQTTEEHQTPTPANWRPGDKVLTPPPKTQEDAEKREKEEGLECIDWYLCKKDI, from the coding sequence ATGGAAAATCAAGAACAATTTACCTCAATGCCAAGAATTGGCTCTAAAGCTCCAGCTTTTGAAGCACAAACCACTCATGGAAAGCGTTCCCTAAGGGATTACCGCGGCAAATGGCTTGTCTTATTTTCACATCCTGCTGACTTTACACCAGTTTGTACGACAGAATTTGTAGCCTTTCAGAATATCTATCCTGAATTAAAGAAGATGAATACAGAGTTACTTGGTCTTAGCGTGGACAGCGTATCCTCTCATATTGCATGGGTACGAAACATTGAAAAGAATTTCAATCAAGCAATTGAATTCCCAATTATCGCTGACTTAGACCGAAATGTAGCGATGAAATACGGCATGATTATGCCAGAAGAAAGTCAGACAGAGACAAGCAGAGCTGTATTTGTCATTGACGATAAGCAAGTGATTAAATCAATTATTTACTATCCGCTGACAACAGGGCGTAATATGGATGAGATTTTACGACTAGTAAAAGCACTGCAAACAACTGAAGAACACCAAACACCGACTCCAGCAAACTGGAGACCAGGTGATAAAGTGCTAACACCGCCACCAAAGACACAGGAAGATGCCGAAAAACGAGAAAAAGAAGAAGGACTTGAATGTATCGATTGGTACTTATGTAAAAAAGATATTTAA
- a CDS encoding DUF169 domain-containing protein, translating into MEKATTVEQEKLVVLNEAIEKYVRPDTFPLAVKVLKEEEALPERIKRPKQDLGMTFSICQAVTMSRRYGWAMAMGAEDQSCPIAKVAFGYEDEIDFYKDGNLPNQMYTKTCELGAKTEAAVPKFTKAEAGTVVISPLTRASFDPELVIVYGNSAQVMRMVAAALYNTGGEITSSFSSRADCADLIIRTKQTDKPQVILPCYGDRVFGQTHDHEMAFTFPYSMVDDFLEGLQGTHKGGVRYPIPTYLRYEAQFPHTYQKLNKMFEEEKA; encoded by the coding sequence GTGGAGAAAGCAACAACGGTTGAACAAGAAAAGTTAGTCGTATTAAATGAAGCGATTGAAAAGTACGTACGCCCTGATACCTTTCCATTGGCAGTAAAAGTTTTAAAGGAAGAAGAGGCATTACCTGAACGAATCAAACGTCCGAAACAAGATTTAGGGATGACGTTTAGTATCTGTCAAGCTGTGACAATGTCCCGCCGTTATGGATGGGCAATGGCAATGGGAGCAGAGGACCAGTCCTGTCCAATTGCAAAGGTAGCCTTTGGTTATGAAGATGAAATTGATTTTTATAAAGATGGAAACCTGCCTAACCAAATGTATACAAAAACATGTGAGCTTGGGGCAAAAACAGAAGCCGCTGTTCCGAAATTTACAAAAGCAGAGGCTGGCACTGTTGTCATTTCCCCGCTTACAAGAGCATCTTTTGACCCTGAGCTTGTCATTGTCTACGGGAACTCAGCTCAAGTCATGCGAATGGTCGCAGCAGCACTGTACAACACAGGTGGGGAAATCACGTCAAGTTTCTCATCTCGTGCTGACTGTGCGGACTTAATTATCCGCACAAAGCAAACAGATAAACCGCAAGTAATCTTACCATGCTACGGTGACCGAGTGTTTGGTCAAACTCATGATCATGAAATGGCCTTTACGTTCCCTTATTCAATGGTGGATGATTTTCTTGAAGGCTTACAGGGTACGCATAAAGGCGGTGTACGATATCCAATTCCAACGTACTTACGTTATGAAGCACAATTCCCGCATACGTACCAAAAGTTAAATAAAATGTTTGAAGAAGAAAAGGCTTAA
- a CDS encoding metal ABC transporter permease — MSYEAWIIVTGSLVGVTCGITGCFLILRKMAMLADAISHTVLLGIVLAFLVSQSLDGIYMLIGATAVGLLTAFFVQLLDSSGVQSDAAIGVVFTSLFALGVILISMYAGNVHLDVNHALMGEITFIPWDTLTYNDMNLGPKAVWMLGSVLIINVLLIVLFYKEFKICSFDPQMAAAIGIPVLLIHYMMMGMVSLTTVASFDSVGAILVVAMLIVPGATAYLLTDKLYLMLLLSAVTGVLSAVIGYYTATVFNVSIAGAMATIAGLIFGLTFFLSPSHGLLSKFLARRKIQSPT; from the coding sequence ATGAGTTATGAAGCGTGGATAATTGTTACAGGCTCCCTTGTAGGTGTCACATGTGGGATTACAGGGTGTTTTCTTATCTTAAGAAAGATGGCAATGCTTGCAGATGCAATTAGTCATACCGTCCTTTTAGGTATTGTATTAGCCTTTTTGGTCAGTCAATCGCTTGACGGTATCTATATGCTGATTGGCGCCACAGCTGTTGGGCTGTTAACGGCATTTTTTGTACAGCTTTTAGATTCGAGCGGTGTGCAGAGTGATGCGGCCATTGGCGTTGTGTTTACTTCCCTCTTTGCCCTTGGTGTCATTCTTATATCCATGTATGCAGGAAATGTCCACTTGGACGTCAACCATGCCTTAATGGGCGAGATAACATTTATTCCGTGGGATACGTTGACATACAATGATATGAATCTCGGTCCGAAAGCTGTTTGGATGCTTGGCTCTGTTTTGATTATCAATGTGTTGTTGATTGTGCTGTTTTATAAAGAATTTAAGATCTGTTCTTTTGACCCGCAAATGGCAGCTGCAATCGGAATTCCTGTTCTCCTCATTCATTATATGATGATGGGAATGGTTTCTCTTACAACTGTAGCATCATTTGATAGTGTTGGAGCTATCTTAGTCGTTGCGATGTTAATTGTCCCAGGGGCTACTGCCTATCTCTTAACTGATAAGCTGTACCTTATGTTGTTGCTTAGTGCGGTAACTGGAGTGCTCAGTGCTGTTATTGGATATTACACAGCTACGGTGTTTAATGTTTCGATTGCTGGCGCGATGGCTACAATCGCAGGTTTAATCTTTGGCCTCACCTTCTTTCTCTCTCCTTCACATGGCTTACTTTCAAAATTTTTGGCAAGAAGGAAAATACAATCACCAACTTAA
- a CDS encoding nucleoside recognition domain-containing protein, with the protein MNTDVQLKSIEHLYRHAKSKQPVDTRDEIVSSIYETSRSICGGIVTKKQKEDQFTRKLDRVLTSRLFGFPIMFILLGTVFWVTIAGANVPSSMLADLFATLEAQLTKGFMAIHAPEWLHGILVLGLFRGTGWVVSVMLPPMAIFFPIFALLENFGYLPRVAFNMDRLFKRAGAHGKQSLMMAMGFGCNAAAIMSTRIIESPRERMLAILTNNFVPCNGRWPTLILLATLFMATGVTGGMSTAVTAAILMGLVLFGILVTLIVSWVLSKTALKGVPTHYTLELPPYRRPKFFDTVIRSSIDKSWNVLKRAVVVAAPASILVWILANIDISNTSLLMYVVNFLDPFGQALGMDGFILAAFLLGLPANEIVVPILLMAYLSQGAMLELEDLSAMKQVFLDHGWTWVTAMNVMLFSLLHYPCGTTLVNIYKETKSKKWTFMSFAIPTAIAIGVTFATATLARALGWI; encoded by the coding sequence ATGAACACGGACGTGCAGCTGAAGTCAATTGAGCACCTTTACCGTCACGCGAAGAGCAAACAACCTGTTGATACGCGTGATGAGATCGTTTCTAGCATTTATGAAACGAGCCGTTCAATTTGCGGAGGAATTGTCACAAAGAAGCAAAAGGAAGATCAATTTACTCGCAAGCTTGATCGCGTGTTAACATCACGTTTGTTTGGCTTTCCGATTATGTTTATTCTCCTTGGGACGGTTTTTTGGGTCACGATAGCCGGAGCAAATGTGCCCTCAAGCATGCTTGCAGATTTATTTGCCACTCTTGAAGCTCAATTAACGAAAGGGTTCATGGCAATCCATGCACCTGAATGGTTACACGGCATTCTCGTACTAGGCCTTTTCCGCGGAACAGGCTGGGTAGTCAGTGTTATGTTACCGCCAATGGCTATTTTCTTTCCGATTTTTGCCCTGCTTGAGAACTTTGGCTACTTACCTCGAGTTGCCTTCAATATGGATCGTTTATTTAAGCGTGCAGGTGCTCACGGAAAGCAATCATTAATGATGGCTATGGGGTTTGGTTGTAATGCGGCAGCCATTATGTCAACGCGAATTATTGAATCCCCACGGGAAAGAATGTTGGCTATTTTAACGAATAACTTTGTACCATGTAATGGCCGCTGGCCGACGCTCATTTTGCTTGCGACCTTATTTATGGCAACAGGGGTTACAGGAGGAATGTCTACAGCTGTTACTGCAGCTATCTTAATGGGATTAGTACTGTTTGGCATTCTTGTGACTCTTATTGTTTCTTGGGTTCTGTCGAAAACAGCACTCAAGGGTGTACCAACACACTATACATTAGAACTCCCACCATATCGGAGACCTAAATTTTTCGATACGGTGATTCGCAGCAGTATTGATAAATCGTGGAATGTGTTAAAGCGAGCAGTCGTTGTTGCCGCGCCAGCATCAATTTTAGTATGGATACTCGCCAACATTGATATTAGCAATACAAGTTTGTTAATGTATGTCGTTAATTTCTTAGACCCATTCGGTCAAGCGCTTGGGATGGATGGTTTTATTTTAGCCGCCTTTCTGTTAGGGCTTCCAGCGAATGAAATCGTTGTACCTATTTTGTTAATGGCCTACCTTTCACAAGGGGCTATGCTTGAGCTAGAGGATTTGTCAGCTATGAAACAAGTATTTCTTGACCATGGGTGGACGTGGGTAACAGCCATGAATGTCATGTTATTTTCACTGCTTCACTATCCATGTGGTACAACACTTGTCAATATTTATAAAGAAACGAAAAGTAAAAAATGGACGTTTATGTCATTTGCAATTCCAACAGCCATTGCAATTGGTGTTACATTTGCCACAGCAACACTAGCTCGTGCCCTTGGCTGGATATAG
- a CDS encoding metal ABC transporter permease, producing MLQEMLAMLGNANTQWVLAGTLLLGISSGVLGSFALLRKQSLIGDAMAHAALPGVCLAFILYGKKSMPLFLIGAALAGLLATYFIQAIAKHSRIKEDTSIGLVLSVFFGFGIVLLTRITQSSSGNKSGLDDFIFGQAASLVGNDVKVIAGAAACLLLLTALLFKEFKLLSFDPAFAQGIGMPVKWFNGLLMTLIVGAVVIGIQAVGVVLMSAMLITPAIAARYWTEKLSVMVILSGAIGGVAGVSGTLLSTVAEGLATGPIIVIAATIIFLFSLLFAPKRGLLIKTIKHLRMKRQTAKEYVLISLYELYEEAGNNGKMSFTTEHINAKRPVSSILLKSAIRKLSKRGFIQLTENDGIQLSSSGLKQAHQHTLQYRLQEIYLMHEKEFAVPEVEDIRTDYEKLPSHLKSQLKEKLSQYNREPLLLRSDNEGYLLNERKVQA from the coding sequence ATGCTTCAGGAAATGCTTGCAATGTTAGGGAATGCAAATACACAGTGGGTATTAGCGGGCACCTTGCTGCTTGGAATCTCAAGTGGGGTGTTAGGAAGCTTTGCACTCTTGCGTAAGCAAAGTTTGATAGGCGATGCCATGGCTCATGCAGCACTTCCTGGTGTTTGTCTTGCATTTATTTTATATGGTAAGAAGTCCATGCCGTTGTTTTTAATTGGAGCGGCTTTGGCTGGACTACTTGCCACTTACTTTATTCAAGCGATTGCAAAGCACTCCCGTATTAAAGAAGATACATCGATCGGCCTCGTGCTTTCTGTCTTCTTTGGTTTTGGAATTGTGTTGCTAACGCGAATTACGCAATCTTCCTCAGGGAATAAAAGTGGGTTGGATGATTTTATCTTCGGTCAAGCCGCATCACTTGTTGGAAATGATGTGAAAGTCATTGCCGGTGCTGCCGCATGTCTATTATTACTAACAGCACTTTTATTTAAGGAGTTCAAATTGCTAAGCTTCGACCCAGCGTTTGCCCAAGGAATTGGAATGCCTGTGAAGTGGTTTAATGGGTTATTAATGACATTAATTGTCGGTGCAGTGGTTATCGGAATTCAGGCAGTTGGAGTTGTGTTAATGTCAGCTATGTTGATTACACCAGCAATTGCTGCAAGGTATTGGACCGAAAAATTAAGCGTTATGGTCATTCTCTCAGGAGCAATTGGAGGAGTAGCAGGTGTTAGTGGAACATTATTAAGTACAGTTGCGGAAGGGCTTGCCACAGGTCCAATTATCGTCATCGCTGCCACAATAATATTCCTCTTTTCCTTGTTGTTTGCCCCAAAAAGAGGCTTACTCATAAAGACAATTAAACATTTGCGGATGAAAAGACAAACAGCAAAGGAATATGTGCTTATCTCTTTGTATGAGCTGTATGAAGAAGCAGGTAACAATGGAAAAATGTCTTTTACCACTGAACATATTAATGCCAAGCGACCTGTTTCAAGCATTTTACTCAAATCAGCAATTCGAAAGCTGAGTAAAAGAGGCTTCATCCAGCTTACAGAAAACGATGGTATTCAGTTATCATCAAGTGGTTTGAAGCAAGCTCACCAGCATACCCTTCAATATCGTCTGCAGGAAATTTATTTAATGCATGAGAAGGAGTTTGCGGTGCCTGAAGTAGAGGATATACGCACAGACTATGAGAAGCTCCCTTCGCATTTGAAAAGTCAGCTTAAAGAAAAACTGAGTCAATATAATCGTGAACCATTATTACTAAGGAGTGACAATGAAGGTTATTTGTTAAATGAAAGGAAGGTGCAGGCATGA
- a CDS encoding zinc ABC transporter substrate-binding protein, translating to MKKWLASVCVAILLIFTTACSQTEVQTEANGSGKISVTTTIAQIADIVKNVGGEHVEIESLMGPGTDPHLYQATQKDIQKLNEADVIFYNGLHLEGKMNEIFEKMSAQKPTHAVADGVPEEKLIKEGKDAYDPHIWFDVQLWTYAVDEVVKGLSEMDKEHAEEFKANGESYKKELAELDAFAKERLSEIPEESRVLVTAHDAFNYFGNAYEVEVKGLQGLSTDSEYGIKDVQNIVDLLVNRKIKAVFVESSISEKSINAVVKGAGKRGHEVKIGGELYSDAMGASDTETGTYIGMFKHNINTITDSLK from the coding sequence ATGAAGAAATGGTTAGCGAGTGTATGTGTGGCCATACTTCTTATATTTACTACAGCATGTTCACAGACAGAGGTACAAACAGAGGCGAATGGGAGTGGGAAAATAAGCGTTACAACAACAATCGCACAAATTGCAGACATTGTAAAAAATGTTGGCGGCGAGCATGTTGAAATTGAAAGTTTAATGGGGCCGGGTACAGACCCTCATTTATATCAAGCAACTCAAAAGGATATTCAAAAGTTAAATGAAGCTGATGTTATTTTCTATAATGGTCTTCACTTAGAAGGAAAGATGAATGAAATCTTTGAGAAAATGAGTGCTCAAAAGCCGACACATGCGGTTGCAGATGGTGTGCCGGAAGAAAAGTTAATTAAAGAAGGCAAAGATGCGTATGACCCGCATATTTGGTTTGATGTGCAGCTGTGGACATATGCAGTTGATGAAGTAGTAAAAGGGCTCAGTGAAATGGATAAAGAACATGCCGAGGAGTTCAAGGCAAACGGTGAGAGCTATAAAAAGGAATTGGCTGAGCTTGATGCTTTTGCAAAAGAACGATTATCAGAGATACCTGAAGAAAGCCGAGTTCTTGTAACGGCCCATGACGCTTTTAATTATTTTGGTAATGCATACGAGGTTGAGGTAAAAGGATTGCAAGGTTTAAGTACAGATTCTGAATATGGCATAAAAGACGTACAAAATATCGTTGACTTACTAGTGAACCGGAAGATAAAAGCTGTTTTTGTAGAAAGCTCTATTTCCGAAAAATCTATAAATGCAGTCGTTAAAGGAGCAGGTAAAAGAGGGCATGAAGTAAAAATTGGAGGTGAGCTATATTCAGATGCAATGGGAGCATCAGATACAGAGACAGGCACGTATATCGGCATGTTCAAGCATAACATCAATACGATAACAGATTCCTTAAAATAA
- a CDS encoding FeoA family protein produces MPQVNEKPLSAYKEAEIVKIKQINVEGTLRRRLLDLGFVKGAVVEVLQKSPLKDPTAYYVSGTTIALRKEESDKIIVERFKEDEE; encoded by the coding sequence GTGCCACAGGTAAATGAAAAACCATTATCAGCTTACAAAGAAGCTGAAATTGTTAAGATAAAACAAATAAATGTGGAAGGAACATTAAGAAGAAGGCTCCTCGACTTAGGCTTTGTGAAAGGAGCAGTCGTTGAAGTTCTGCAAAAGAGCCCTTTAAAAGACCCAACAGCCTATTATGTCAGTGGTACAACGATCGCTCTTCGAAAAGAAGAAAGTGACAAAATTATTGTTGAGCGGTTTAAGGAGGATGAAGAATGA
- the odhB gene encoding 2-oxoglutarate dehydrogenase complex dihydrolipoyllysine-residue succinyltransferase produces the protein MKEIKVPELAESVTEGTIAEWLKGEGDTVQKGDPIVELETDKINLEVNSEFDGVLTELLKEPGDTVEVGDIIAKLDESGEGGGAAESKQEKAEDANQEEKQEEPKKQEQKQEQKEETTGDDKQEETDNKGPQQGPVASPAARKRARELGIDLNDLKGSDPLGRVRTEDVEQAAKDKKAPKEQPKQQKQEPAKSSAAKDEKPVERVKMSRRRQTIAKRLVEAQQTAAMLTTFNEIDMTAIMELRKRRKDAFLDKHGVKLGFMSFFTKAVVGALKQFPLLNAEIDGDELVKKLYYDVGIAVAAEEGLVVPIVRDADRLSFAEIESEIGNLAKKARDNKLTLKELQGGSFTITNGGIFGSLYSTPILNTPQVGILGMHKIQKRPIVVDEKTDKVEVRPMMYIALSYDHRIVDGSEAVQFLAAIKDMIEDPENLLLEG, from the coding sequence GTGAAAGAAATCAAAGTACCAGAACTTGCTGAATCCGTTACAGAAGGAACAATTGCCGAATGGTTGAAAGGCGAAGGAGACACCGTTCAAAAAGGTGATCCAATTGTTGAATTAGAAACAGATAAAATTAATCTTGAAGTAAATAGTGAATTTGACGGTGTGCTCACTGAATTGTTAAAAGAACCAGGCGATACAGTTGAGGTTGGCGACATCATTGCAAAGCTAGATGAATCTGGCGAAGGCGGTGGTGCTGCTGAATCAAAACAAGAGAAAGCAGAAGATGCTAACCAAGAGGAAAAACAAGAAGAACCTAAAAAACAAGAACAAAAGCAAGAACAAAAAGAAGAGACAACAGGCGATGATAAGCAAGAAGAAACAGACAATAAAGGTCCACAGCAAGGTCCTGTTGCATCTCCTGCTGCACGTAAGCGTGCTCGGGAGCTTGGCATTGATTTAAATGATCTTAAAGGGTCTGACCCGCTTGGCCGCGTTCGTACAGAAGATGTTGAACAAGCTGCAAAAGATAAGAAAGCACCAAAAGAGCAGCCAAAACAACAAAAACAAGAGCCAGCTAAATCATCTGCTGCAAAAGATGAGAAGCCAGTTGAGCGTGTGAAAATGTCTCGTCGTCGCCAAACGATCGCGAAGCGTCTTGTTGAAGCACAGCAAACAGCAGCGATGCTTACAACGTTCAATGAAATTGATATGACAGCGATTATGGAGCTGCGTAAACGCCGGAAAGACGCATTCCTTGATAAGCATGGTGTGAAGCTAGGCTTCATGTCGTTCTTTACAAAAGCAGTTGTCGGCGCGTTGAAGCAATTCCCGCTTCTAAATGCAGAAATTGACGGGGACGAGCTTGTAAAGAAACTATACTATGATGTTGGTATTGCGGTTGCTGCTGAAGAAGGTCTTGTCGTTCCGATTGTTCGTGATGCAGATCGTTTAAGCTTCGCAGAAATTGAAAGTGAAATTGGCAATTTAGCGAAGAAAGCACGTGACAATAAATTAACATTAAAAGAACTTCAAGGCGGTTCATTCACGATTACGAATGGTGGTATTTTCGGGTCCCTTTACTCAACACCTATTCTTAATACGCCGCAAGTTGGGATCTTAGGCATGCATAAAATTCAAAAACGTCCGATCGTTGTTGACGAGAAGACAGATAAAGTAGAAGTTCGTCCGATGATGTATATCGCTCTTTCATATGACCATCGAATTGTAGACGGTTCAGAAGCTGTTCAATTCCTTGCAGCAATTAAAGATATGATTGAAGACCCTGAAAACCTTCTGTTAGAAGGATAA